Proteins from a single region of Catenulispora acidiphila DSM 44928:
- a CDS encoding zinc ribbon domain-containing protein produces MKTSQERGTALNANPADQLRLLDLHGLDVRLAQLAHKRRTLPELAEAEKVDRRLADLRDVLVAAQTAEGDIAREQKKAEADVEQVVNRATRDRQMLASGRGSAKDLENIQHELETLARRQSDLEDVVLEVMERREAAQTRVAEMTVQRDEAQTRRDEVTAALAAAAGQIDRDITAVSAERETTSGVIPEDLLALYERIRKDNSVGAAAIRQRRCDGCRLELDISEVNAIKAAAPDQIVRHDSCGSILVRVPESGI; encoded by the coding sequence GTGAAGACAAGTCAAGAGAGAGGCACTGCCCTGAACGCGAACCCCGCCGACCAGCTCCGTCTGCTGGATCTGCACGGTCTGGACGTGCGCCTGGCACAGCTGGCGCACAAGCGGCGCACCCTGCCGGAGCTGGCCGAGGCCGAGAAGGTGGACCGGCGCCTGGCGGACCTGCGCGACGTCCTGGTCGCCGCCCAGACCGCCGAGGGCGACATCGCGCGCGAGCAGAAGAAGGCCGAGGCCGACGTCGAGCAGGTGGTGAACCGCGCCACCCGCGACCGGCAGATGCTGGCCTCCGGCCGCGGCTCGGCCAAGGACCTGGAGAACATCCAGCACGAGCTGGAGACCCTGGCCCGCCGCCAGTCCGACCTGGAGGACGTGGTCCTGGAGGTCATGGAGCGCCGCGAGGCGGCCCAGACCCGCGTGGCCGAGATGACCGTCCAGCGCGACGAGGCCCAGACCCGCCGCGACGAGGTGACCGCGGCCCTGGCCGCCGCCGCCGGGCAGATCGACCGCGACATCACCGCGGTGAGCGCCGAGCGCGAGACCACCAGCGGCGTCATCCCCGAGGACCTGCTGGCCCTGTACGAGCGCATCCGCAAGGACAACAGCGTGGGCGCCGCGGCCATCCGCCAGCGCCGCTGCGACGGCTGCCGCCTGGAGCTGGACATCAGCGAGGTGAACGCGATCAAGGCCGCGGCGCCGGACCAGATCGTCCGCCACGACTCCTGCGGCAGCATCCTGGTGCGCGTCCCCGAATCGGGCATCTAG
- a CDS encoding NADP-dependent oxidoreductase: protein MRAVGVKDYGATPELLDVPKPAAGPGQLLVRVEAAGINPVDAIIASGASGSSGRPPLPLVMGVDFAGRVEAVGQGVTRYAVGDPVFGRAAGTYAEYVVVDETGPLSPAPDAVELKTAAALPTAGLTALGVLDAAGVRGGESLLLIGAAGGVGTFLTQLASARDARVVAVTRGDESVRLGLFGAAVTIDATAEDVAGRVRREEYPEGVDVLVDLVSQDAEAFEANKELVHDGGVAVSTRGATREHGKVQSGVEELAFRMQPSAELLAELVKEVDEGTLRVFVEEEVPLEQAPQAVARIQHGGARGKTIVKP, encoded by the coding sequence ATGCGCGCGGTCGGTGTGAAGGATTACGGGGCCACGCCCGAACTGCTCGACGTGCCCAAGCCCGCCGCCGGGCCCGGACAGCTGCTGGTGCGGGTCGAGGCCGCGGGCATCAACCCGGTGGACGCGATCATCGCCTCGGGCGCGTCCGGCAGCTCCGGGCGTCCGCCGCTGCCGCTGGTGATGGGCGTCGACTTCGCCGGCCGGGTGGAGGCCGTCGGGCAGGGCGTCACCCGCTACGCGGTCGGCGACCCGGTCTTCGGCCGCGCCGCCGGCACGTACGCCGAGTACGTGGTCGTCGACGAGACCGGCCCGCTGAGCCCGGCGCCGGACGCCGTGGAACTCAAGACCGCCGCCGCCCTGCCGACCGCCGGCCTGACCGCGCTCGGCGTGCTGGACGCCGCCGGGGTCCGGGGCGGTGAGAGCCTGCTGCTGATCGGCGCGGCCGGCGGCGTCGGGACCTTCCTGACCCAGCTGGCCTCGGCCCGCGACGCCCGCGTGGTGGCGGTGACCCGCGGCGACGAGAGCGTGCGCCTGGGCCTGTTCGGCGCCGCGGTCACCATCGACGCCACCGCCGAGGACGTCGCCGGCCGCGTCCGCCGCGAGGAGTACCCCGAGGGCGTGGACGTGCTGGTGGACCTGGTGTCCCAGGACGCCGAGGCGTTCGAGGCGAACAAGGAGCTGGTCCACGACGGCGGCGTCGCGGTCAGCACCCGGGGCGCGACCCGCGAGCACGGGAAGGTGCAGTCCGGCGTGGAGGAGCTGGCCTTCCGCATGCAGCCCTCAGCTGAGTTGCTCGCGGAACTGGTCAAGGAAGTGGACGAAGGAACGCTGCGGGTGTTCGTGGAGGAAGAGGTCCCGCTGGAGCAGGCGCCGCAGGCGGTGGCGCGGATCCAGCACGGCGGGGCACGGGGCAAGACGATCGTCAAGCCCTGA
- a CDS encoding Nif3-like dinuclear metal center hexameric protein, which produces MPDTSAAPTLRDVVAILERVYDPSWAESWDAVGLVCGDPEEPVRTVGFAVDPVAAVIDEALERGADLLVTHHPLFLRGVHGVPATTFKGRLIHKLIRGGAALFTAHTNADSADPGVSDALAHALDLHDLRPLEPRAATPELGIGRVGELAAAEPLSAFAARVAAALPATSGGVRVAGDPDRPVRRVAVCGGAGDTLFGAVRTSGADVYVTADLRHHPASEALEAGGPALVDVAHWASEWPWLEHAASTLRSTLAAGGTNVDTYVSTLVTDPWTAHLAAG; this is translated from the coding sequence ATGCCAGACACGTCGGCCGCGCCGACCCTCCGAGACGTCGTCGCGATCCTGGAGCGCGTCTACGACCCGTCCTGGGCCGAGTCGTGGGACGCGGTCGGGCTGGTGTGCGGGGACCCGGAGGAGCCGGTCCGCACCGTCGGCTTCGCGGTGGACCCGGTGGCGGCGGTGATCGACGAGGCGCTGGAGCGCGGCGCGGACCTGCTGGTCACGCACCACCCGCTGTTCCTGCGCGGCGTCCACGGCGTCCCGGCGACGACCTTCAAGGGCCGCCTGATCCACAAGCTCATCCGCGGCGGCGCGGCGCTGTTCACCGCGCACACCAACGCCGACTCCGCCGACCCCGGCGTCTCCGACGCTCTGGCCCACGCCCTGGACCTGCACGACCTGCGTCCCCTCGAACCGCGCGCGGCGACACCCGAACTCGGCATCGGCCGGGTCGGCGAGCTGGCCGCCGCCGAGCCGCTGAGCGCCTTCGCCGCGCGGGTTGCCGCCGCGCTGCCCGCGACCTCCGGCGGGGTGCGGGTGGCCGGGGATCCGGACCGTCCGGTGCGCCGGGTCGCGGTGTGCGGCGGTGCTGGGGACACGCTTTTCGGCGCTGTCCGTACCTCCGGAGCCGACGTCTACGTCACCGCCGACCTGCGGCACCACCCGGCGTCCGAGGCGCTGGAGGCCGGGGGACCGGCGTTGGTGGATGTCGCGCACTGGGCCAGCGAGTGGCCCTGGCTGGAGCATGCGGCTTCCACGCTGCGTTCCACGCTGGCCGCTGGCGGGACTAACGTGGACACGTACGTCTCCACGCTGGTCACCGATCCGTGGACCGCGCACCTCGCGGCGGGCTAG
- a CDS encoding cation diffusion facilitator family transporter, giving the protein MSAEGSSKAVVAALAANMGIAVSKFVAYAFTGSASMLAEGVHSVADSGNQVLLLIGGKQARKKADAEHPFGYGRERFVYAFVVSVVLFSVGGLFALYEGWHKITHPEKVDSWYWAVGVLLFAMVMEGMSFRTAVRESNRLREGSSWLGFIRRATNPELPVVLLEDSGALLGLCFALFGVGMAVITDNGRWDGVGTLAIGALLVCIAIILAVEMKSLLVGEGAGKHDVAAIRAAAVDGHTVTDVIHLRTMYLGPEELLVAIKIAVEHDDTAAQVAEAIDAAEARIRAAVPEARLIYLEPDVRRPGPLPEPVTG; this is encoded by the coding sequence ATGAGCGCTGAGGGCAGTAGCAAGGCGGTTGTGGCGGCGCTGGCCGCGAACATGGGGATCGCCGTCTCGAAGTTCGTGGCCTACGCCTTCACCGGTTCGGCGTCGATGCTCGCCGAGGGCGTGCACTCGGTCGCCGACTCCGGCAACCAGGTGCTGCTGCTGATCGGCGGCAAGCAGGCGCGCAAGAAGGCCGACGCCGAGCACCCGTTCGGCTACGGCCGCGAGCGGTTCGTGTACGCGTTCGTGGTCTCGGTGGTGCTGTTCAGCGTCGGCGGTCTGTTCGCCCTGTACGAGGGCTGGCACAAGATCACGCACCCGGAGAAGGTCGACAGCTGGTACTGGGCCGTCGGGGTGCTGCTGTTCGCGATGGTCATGGAGGGCATGTCCTTCCGCACCGCGGTGCGCGAGTCCAACCGCCTGCGCGAGGGCAGCAGCTGGCTCGGCTTCATCCGCCGCGCCACCAACCCCGAGCTGCCGGTGGTGCTGCTGGAGGACTCCGGCGCCCTGCTCGGTCTGTGCTTCGCGCTGTTCGGCGTCGGCATGGCGGTGATCACCGACAACGGCCGCTGGGACGGCGTCGGCACGCTGGCGATCGGCGCGCTGCTGGTCTGCATCGCGATAATTCTGGCGGTGGAGATGAAGAGCCTGCTGGTCGGCGAGGGCGCCGGCAAGCACGACGTGGCCGCCATCCGCGCCGCGGCCGTGGACGGGCACACCGTCACCGACGTCATCCACCTGCGCACGATGTATCTGGGCCCGGAGGAACTGCTGGTCGCGATCAAGATCGCGGTCGAGCACGACGACACCGCGGCGCAGGTGGCCGAGGCCATCGACGCCGCCGAGGCGCGCATCCGCGCGGCGGTCCCCGAGGCGCGGCTGATCTACCTGGAGCCCGACGTGCGCCGCCCCGGTCCGCTGCCGGAGCCGGTGACGGGCTGA
- a CDS encoding long-chain-fatty-acid--CoA ligase produces the protein MTGRWNTSVAELLTARVGDHATALTWAGRDGVVRRVSWDEHVRRSAARAAWLAEQLPAPGEGEAQAPRHVGVLMENVPEFSFLLGAAALGGFTLVGLNPTRGAAEVVRDVRHTDCALVITESPFLDMVRDCGVPVVNVDAPQRWFSPPRNTFSAGVYLRDVPFMLILTSGTTSAPKAVICSQGKLASQGSSLATQRGLTKDDVLYCAMPLFHSNAVIACWIPAVATGATLALRRRFSASGFLPDVRRFGATYANYVGKPLAYILATPEKPDDADSTLRQVFGNEAAPADVERFGARFGCQVTDGFGSTEGGISFYRLPSTPPGALGVPVGDVRIVDPDSGTECGVGEVGEMVNFAGAGAFEGYYKHREADAAKLRDGRFWSGDLAYQDADGNFFFAGRSGDWIRVGGENFASGPVARAVEEWEPAVAAAAYGVPDVASGDQVMVAVELREGVEGFDAAAFAGYLGSRSELAKLWWPQYVRLVASMPRTATNKAVVRGLVEEAWCTPDPVYLRTPSGYRRLTDSDRADLAREFALHGRSAPRAR, from the coding sequence ATGACCGGACGCTGGAACACTTCCGTGGCCGAGCTCCTCACCGCCCGCGTCGGCGACCACGCCACCGCGCTGACCTGGGCCGGACGTGACGGTGTCGTGCGGCGCGTGTCGTGGGACGAGCACGTGCGGCGCAGTGCGGCGCGCGCCGCGTGGCTCGCTGAGCAGCTTCCGGCGCCGGGGGAGGGGGAAGCGCAGGCGCCGCGGCATGTCGGGGTGCTGATGGAGAACGTGCCGGAGTTCTCCTTCCTGCTCGGCGCGGCGGCACTCGGCGGGTTCACCCTGGTCGGGCTGAACCCGACGCGCGGCGCCGCCGAGGTGGTGCGGGACGTCCGGCACACCGACTGCGCGTTGGTCATCACCGAGTCCCCGTTCCTGGACATGGTGCGCGATTGCGGCGTGCCGGTGGTGAACGTCGACGCGCCGCAGCGCTGGTTCAGCCCGCCGCGTAACACTTTCAGCGCCGGTGTCTACCTCCGGGACGTCCCCTTCATGCTCATCCTGACCTCCGGCACGACCTCCGCCCCGAAAGCCGTGATCTGCTCCCAGGGCAAGCTCGCTTCTCAGGGTTCGAGCTTGGCCACCCAACGCGGTCTGACCAAAGACGACGTCCTGTACTGCGCGATGCCCCTGTTCCACAGCAACGCCGTCATCGCCTGCTGGATCCCGGCGGTCGCCACCGGCGCGACCCTCGCTCTGCGCCGCCGCTTCTCCGCTTCCGGCTTCCTGCCGGACGTCCGCCGCTTCGGCGCCACCTACGCGAACTACGTCGGCAAGCCGCTCGCTTACATCCTCGCCACCCCCGAGAAGCCCGATGACGCTGACAGCACCCTGCGACAGGTCTTCGGCAACGAGGCGGCGCCGGCGGACGTCGAGCGCTTCGGCGCCCGCTTCGGCTGCCAGGTCACCGACGGCTTCGGCTCCACCGAGGGCGGGATCTCCTTCTACCGCCTGCCTTCCACGCCGCCGGGGGCGCTGGGCGTGCCGGTCGGGGACGTGCGGATCGTCGATCCGGACAGCGGCACGGAGTGCGGCGTCGGCGAGGTCGGGGAGATGGTGAACTTCGCCGGCGCCGGAGCGTTCGAGGGCTACTACAAGCACCGCGAGGCCGACGCCGCCAAGCTGCGCGACGGCCGGTTCTGGTCCGGCGACCTGGCGTATCAGGACGCCGATGGGAACTTCTTCTTCGCCGGGCGCTCCGGGGACTGGATCCGGGTCGGCGGGGAGAACTTCGCCTCCGGGCCGGTCGCGCGGGCCGTGGAGGAGTGGGAGCCGGCGGTCGCGGCAGCGGCGTATGGGGTGCCCGATGTCGCCTCGGGGGACCAGGTGATGGTCGCCGTGGAACTGCGCGAGGGAGTCGAAGGGTTCGATGCCGCAGCCTTCGCCGGCTATTTGGGGTCCCGGTCGGAGCTGGCAAAATTGTGGTGGCCCCAATATGTGCGCCTCGTCGCCTCGATGCCGAGGACGGCCACGAACAAGGCGGTGGTCCGCGGATTGGTGGAAGAGGCCTGGTGTACGCCGGATCCGGTCTACCTGCGCACCCCTTCCGGCTACCGCAGGCTGACCGATTCCGACCGTGCCGACCTGGCTCGGGAGTTCGCCCTCCACGGCCGCAGCGCGCCCCGCGCCCGGTAG
- a CDS encoding 3-oxoacyl-ACP reductase, with product MTPSLTGRAAIVTGAGRGLGRAEALELARQGAAVVVNDHDPEIAEASAADIVKAGGQAVASAGDVSDFAYAESLTRLAIEQLGSLDIVVNNAGILRDRMVFSMSEQEWDDVLRVHAKGHFALTRHATAYWRDRSKAEGGPVYGRIVNTSSEAFLAGAAGQANYAAAKAAIVGLTTATANGCARYGIRANAICPRARTKMTEDVFAGFEAPAEGMDPLAVEHVAPLVAYLVSPAADKVNGQVFVVHGGMVLLMQRPVVEERWDSTQETFTVGELETALGPYFAGKAPSENFSATDVLSMRRR from the coding sequence ATGACACCATCGCTTACGGGCCGCGCCGCGATCGTCACCGGCGCCGGCCGCGGCCTGGGCCGCGCCGAAGCCCTGGAGCTGGCCCGCCAGGGCGCCGCGGTCGTGGTGAACGACCACGACCCGGAGATCGCCGAGGCCAGCGCCGCGGACATCGTGAAAGCCGGCGGCCAGGCGGTCGCCTCCGCCGGCGACGTCTCGGACTTCGCCTACGCCGAGTCCTTGACCCGGCTGGCGATCGAGCAGCTCGGCTCCCTTGACATTGTGGTCAACAACGCCGGGATCCTGCGCGACCGCATGGTGTTCTCCATGTCGGAGCAGGAATGGGACGACGTCCTGCGCGTGCACGCCAAGGGCCACTTCGCACTCACCCGGCACGCCACCGCCTACTGGCGCGACCGATCCAAAGCCGAAGGCGGACCGGTCTACGGGCGCATCGTCAACACCTCCTCAGAGGCCTTCCTCGCCGGCGCCGCCGGGCAGGCGAACTACGCGGCGGCCAAGGCGGCGATCGTCGGTCTGACCACCGCCACCGCCAACGGCTGCGCGCGCTACGGCATACGCGCCAACGCGATCTGCCCGCGAGCCCGCACCAAGATGACCGAGGACGTCTTCGCCGGCTTCGAAGCACCGGCCGAGGGCATGGACCCGCTGGCCGTCGAGCACGTCGCCCCGCTGGTCGCCTACCTCGTCTCCCCGGCAGCCGACAAGGTCAACGGACAGGTGTTCGTCGTGCACGGCGGCATGGTGCTGCTGATGCAGCGTCCGGTCGTCGAAGAACGCTGGGATTCCACGCAGGAGACGTTCACCGTCGGCGAGCTGGAGACCGCGCTCGGTCCCTACTTCGCCGGCAAGGCGCCGAGTGAGAATTTCAGTGCCACAGACGTGTTGTCGATGCGTCGGCGGTGA
- a CDS encoding hotdog family protein → MTEAAPKDDVRRAWLDEDEANLSAARVAKHRLVEQVRRLVDAAFQLDSGDAGYPPSDTDNTDDTDSTDGAAPPSDSDQPGDTDRAAHFMALAAEAEALADRVGALPRIPRAEVDGVNASQARRHDTLLVERSTINGRGNPLAPPMRMWADGEVIRGEVFFTAPYEGPAGRVHGAWVAACFDEILGCAQGASGAFGYTGTLTITLRRATPLYTKITYEAGFSHREGRKIHGWGRCYADGKLTAEATGVFVIPVLGRIGHGTRE, encoded by the coding sequence ATGACGGAAGCGGCACCTAAGGACGACGTCAGGCGCGCCTGGCTCGACGAGGACGAGGCGAACCTGTCGGCGGCGCGCGTGGCCAAGCACCGGCTGGTGGAGCAGGTGCGGCGGCTGGTGGACGCGGCGTTCCAGCTGGACAGCGGGGACGCCGGATACCCACCGAGCGATACCGACAATACCGACGACACAGACAGCACCGACGGCGCCGCCCCGCCGAGCGACTCCGACCAGCCCGGCGACACCGACCGCGCGGCGCACTTCATGGCCCTGGCCGCCGAGGCCGAGGCGCTGGCCGACCGCGTCGGCGCGCTGCCCCGCATCCCGCGCGCCGAGGTCGACGGCGTGAACGCCAGCCAGGCCCGCCGCCACGACACCCTGCTGGTCGAGCGCTCGACCATCAACGGCCGCGGCAACCCCCTGGCGCCGCCGATGCGCATGTGGGCCGACGGCGAGGTGATCCGCGGCGAGGTGTTCTTCACGGCGCCGTACGAGGGACCGGCCGGGCGCGTGCACGGGGCGTGGGTCGCAGCGTGCTTCGACGAGATCCTCGGCTGCGCCCAGGGCGCCTCCGGCGCGTTCGGATACACCGGGACCCTGACGATCACCCTGCGGCGCGCGACACCGCTGTACACGAAGATCACTTACGAGGCAGGATTCTCCCACCGCGAGGGACGCAAGATCCACGGCTGGGGCCGGTGCTACGCCGACGGAAAGCTGACGGCCGAGGCCACGGGGGTCTTCGTGATACCCGTCCTGGGACGGATCGGGCACGGGACCCGGGAGTAA
- a CDS encoding zinc ribbon domain-containing protein translates to MADNTLWFSNNHRDYSNQYGNDAGFEFEFYCQRCSDTWRSGFEPYKAARAAGWIRRASNMASGAASSIGWDVAEGVDGLVQSGWHKARDASFKEAITSAEQHFNRCGRCTSYVCARCYSTERGLCTNCAPDLAAEVESARTHGLVDAATSRARDVGATMAAEVDVATQKQLVCLSCGHETHGAKFCPECGAKQNAEPGPCGGCGSPVPTGSKFCPECGHVQ, encoded by the coding sequence ATGGCCGACAACACTTTGTGGTTCAGCAACAACCACCGCGACTACTCCAACCAATACGGCAACGACGCCGGGTTCGAGTTCGAGTTCTACTGCCAGCGCTGCAGCGACACCTGGCGCAGCGGCTTCGAGCCGTACAAGGCGGCGCGCGCCGCCGGCTGGATCCGCCGCGCCTCGAACATGGCCAGCGGCGCGGCGTCCTCGATCGGCTGGGACGTCGCCGAGGGCGTCGACGGTCTGGTGCAAAGCGGCTGGCACAAGGCGCGGGACGCCTCCTTCAAGGAGGCGATCACCTCTGCCGAGCAGCACTTCAATCGATGTGGCCGCTGCACGTCCTACGTCTGCGCGCGCTGCTACAGCACCGAGCGCGGTCTGTGCACGAACTGCGCTCCGGACCTGGCCGCCGAGGTGGAGTCCGCGCGCACCCACGGCTTGGTCGACGCCGCCACCTCGCGTGCCCGCGACGTCGGCGCCACGATGGCCGCCGAGGTGGACGTCGCCACGCAGAAGCAGCTGGTGTGCCTGTCCTGCGGGCACGAGACGCACGGCGCGAAGTTCTGCCCGGAGTGCGGGGCGAAGCAGAACGCTGAGCCGGGACCGTGCGGCGGGTGCGGGTCACCGGTGCCGACGGGGTCGAAGTTCTGCCCGGAGTGCGGGCACGTGCAGTAG
- a CDS encoding WD40 repeat domain-containing protein: MLHDLLAAPPTRWRTDWSTDGESPSGHWDWVVAMATAEVDGRLVALSGGSDQAVRAWDAATGEALGEAVTGHWGTALATMTLQGRPLVLSSGTDMTVRVWDLAAGRPSGEPLRGFEDKVEAVATTVVDGRPVAVTATGSALGLADPAVRIWDLTTRRPIGAPLTGHADAVCAVTTTTLHGRAVAVTAGNDATVRIWDLATQSQLGAALTGHTDAIWAIATTVLDGRAVAVTSSDDSTLRVWDLAAGAPLGTPLTGHTAGVETVTTTVLDGRPVAVSGSWDQTVRIWDLATGAQVGPELAFPAQVQALTATPDGRLLVGYDRGVAALSAMDAVKD, encoded by the coding sequence ATGCTTCATGATCTCCTCGCCGCACCCCCGACCCGGTGGCGCACCGACTGGTCCACCGACGGCGAGTCGCCCAGCGGGCACTGGGACTGGGTCGTGGCCATGGCGACGGCGGAGGTGGACGGGCGGCTCGTCGCGCTCAGCGGGGGTTCGGACCAGGCGGTGCGCGCCTGGGACGCCGCGACCGGCGAGGCGCTCGGCGAGGCCGTCACCGGACACTGGGGCACGGCGCTGGCGACCATGACCCTCCAGGGCCGGCCGCTCGTGCTCAGCAGCGGCACCGACATGACGGTCCGGGTGTGGGACCTGGCGGCGGGCCGGCCGTCCGGCGAGCCGCTGCGCGGTTTCGAGGACAAGGTCGAGGCGGTCGCCACGACCGTCGTGGACGGCCGTCCCGTCGCCGTCACCGCGACCGGCAGCGCCCTCGGACTCGCCGATCCGGCCGTGCGCATCTGGGACCTGACGACGCGCCGCCCGATCGGCGCGCCGCTGACCGGGCACGCCGACGCGGTCTGCGCGGTGACCACGACCACCCTGCACGGACGCGCCGTCGCGGTGACGGCTGGCAACGACGCCACCGTCCGCATCTGGGACCTGGCCACACAGAGCCAGCTCGGCGCCGCCCTGACCGGCCACACCGACGCCATCTGGGCCATCGCCACGACCGTCCTGGACGGCCGCGCCGTCGCGGTGACCAGCAGCGACGACTCGACGCTGCGCGTGTGGGACCTCGCCGCGGGCGCACCGCTGGGCACCCCGCTGACCGGCCACACCGCCGGCGTGGAGACCGTGACCACGACCGTGCTGGACGGCAGGCCGGTGGCGGTCTCAGGAAGCTGGGACCAGACCGTTCGCATATGGGACCTGGCCACCGGAGCGCAGGTCGGCCCGGAACTGGCGTTCCCGGCGCAGGTGCAGGCGCTGACCGCGACGCCGGACGGACGGCTGTTAGTGGGCTACGACCGGGGCGTGGCGGCGCTGTCGGCGATGGACGCCGTGAAGGACTGA
- a CDS encoding MaoC/PaaZ C-terminal domain-containing protein — MPIDPDKALAAAATSIELAWTPKDVQLYHLGLGAGVPATDPAELAYVYEKGLKVLPSFAVVAGGALGFSLFANPGIDIQLVNVLHGGQSITVHRPIPAAGEATATARVTDIWDKGKAAVIRTESVIADADGPIWTNHSQVFVRGEGGFGGERGPSAVDSTPEREPDHVVEIKTMEQLALIYRLSGDWNPLHADPEFAALAGFDRPILHGLCSYGLTCKAVVDTVLAGDVSRVTEYSTRFAGIFFPGETMRVKMWDDGAGRVDVLSTSADRDDAAVLANTVLSYKR, encoded by the coding sequence ATGCCCATCGACCCCGACAAGGCCCTGGCCGCCGCGGCCACCAGCATCGAGCTGGCCTGGACCCCCAAGGACGTCCAGCTCTACCACCTGGGCCTGGGGGCGGGTGTCCCGGCGACCGATCCGGCCGAGCTCGCCTACGTCTATGAGAAGGGCCTCAAGGTCCTGCCGTCCTTCGCGGTGGTGGCCGGCGGGGCGCTCGGCTTCTCGCTGTTCGCCAACCCCGGTATCGACATCCAGCTGGTCAACGTGCTGCACGGCGGCCAGTCGATCACGGTGCACCGCCCCATCCCGGCCGCCGGCGAGGCGACCGCGACCGCGCGGGTCACGGACATCTGGGACAAGGGCAAGGCCGCGGTGATCCGCACCGAGAGCGTGATCGCCGACGCCGACGGGCCCATCTGGACCAACCACTCGCAGGTCTTCGTGCGCGGCGAGGGCGGCTTCGGCGGCGAGCGCGGACCCTCGGCCGTGGACAGCACGCCCGAGCGCGAGCCGGACCACGTCGTGGAGATCAAGACCATGGAGCAGCTGGCGCTCATCTACCGGCTCTCCGGCGACTGGAACCCGCTGCACGCCGACCCCGAGTTCGCCGCGCTGGCCGGCTTCGACCGCCCGATCCTGCACGGTCTGTGCTCCTACGGCCTGACCTGCAAGGCGGTGGTCGACACGGTCCTGGCCGGCGACGTGAGCCGGGTGACCGAGTACTCCACGCGCTTCGCCGGGATCTTCTTCCCGGGCGAGACGATGCGCGTGAAGATGTGGGACGACGGCGCGGGCCGCGTCGACGTGCTGTCCACCTCCGCCGACCGCGACGACGCCGCGGTGTTGGCCAACACCGTGCTCTCGTACAAGAGGTAG
- a CDS encoding Zn-dependent alcohol dehydrogenase: MRAAVLFEIGTQTLEVRDDVTLADPGAGEVRIRVHATGVCHSDLSAMTGVLPQPAPFVPGHEGAGEVVAVGEGVDKVAVGDHVIVCWNPPCGDCSACRRGQGNLCVNIFFGMTMTPHFAIDGAAVYGFAGSGTFAEELVVPWQCAVKIPDDVPYEIAALIGCGVTTGVGAVINTAEVEPGSSVAVIGAGGVGISVIQGARIAGAAEIVAIDPVESKHEAALRFGATKAVKPEDADAAKAEVTGRDGFDYVFEVVGRSALVKQAYGLTRRGGTVTVVGAGKNDDTVDLNMFQLFFDNKKILGSYYGGADPRQEYGRLIALWRAGRLDLEGMITARLKLDDINQALELLRTGAAIRTIIEV; encoded by the coding sequence ATGCGCGCAGCAGTCCTGTTCGAGATCGGCACCCAGACCCTGGAGGTCCGCGACGACGTCACCCTCGCCGACCCCGGCGCCGGCGAGGTGCGCATCCGCGTCCACGCCACCGGCGTGTGCCACTCGGACCTGTCGGCGATGACCGGCGTGCTGCCGCAGCCCGCCCCCTTCGTCCCCGGGCACGAGGGTGCCGGGGAGGTCGTCGCGGTCGGCGAGGGCGTGGACAAGGTGGCGGTCGGCGACCACGTCATCGTCTGCTGGAACCCGCCGTGCGGGGACTGCTCCGCCTGCCGCCGCGGGCAGGGCAACCTGTGCGTGAACATCTTCTTCGGCATGACGATGACGCCGCACTTCGCGATCGACGGCGCCGCCGTCTACGGCTTCGCCGGCAGCGGCACGTTCGCAGAGGAACTGGTCGTGCCGTGGCAGTGCGCGGTGAAGATCCCCGACGACGTGCCGTATGAGATCGCCGCGCTGATCGGCTGCGGCGTGACCACCGGGGTCGGCGCCGTCATCAACACCGCCGAGGTCGAGCCCGGCTCCTCGGTCGCGGTGATCGGCGCCGGCGGGGTCGGGATCAGCGTGATCCAGGGCGCGCGCATCGCCGGCGCCGCCGAGATCGTCGCCATCGACCCGGTGGAGAGCAAGCACGAGGCCGCGCTGCGCTTCGGCGCCACCAAGGCCGTCAAGCCTGAGGACGCCGACGCGGCCAAGGCCGAGGTGACCGGTCGGGACGGCTTCGACTACGTCTTCGAAGTCGTCGGCCGCTCCGCACTGGTGAAGCAGGCCTACGGCCTGACCCGCCGGGGCGGGACCGTCACCGTCGTCGGCGCCGGCAAGAACGACGACACCGTCGACCTGAACATGTTCCAGCTCTTCTTCGACAACAAGAAGATCCTCGGTTCCTACTACGGCGGCGCCGACCCGCGCCAGGAGTACGGCCGGCTGATCGCGCTGTGGCGCGCCGGGCGGCTGGACCTGGAGGGCATGATCACCGCCCGGCTCAAGCTCGACGACATCAACCAAGCCCTGGAACTGCTGCGCACCGGCGCCGCGATCCGGACGATCATCGAGGTCTGA